Part of the Engraulis encrasicolus isolate BLACKSEA-1 chromosome 1, IST_EnEncr_1.0, whole genome shotgun sequence genome, TAAACAAATGACATGGCACCTTTTTAGATCTTAAATTATGAAATTACGTACAAAATCATTTTGTGTAAGTTCATACACTACATAACACTTCACATTTTCCAAATGTAGCATGACCAACAAAGATAAACGACAAACAAGACCTTTTATAATCTGTTCAGTCAGTATGTGGATGATGACCTAATCGTTCTTTGAGGGTGACTTTGATCTTCAGTTTTGCTCATTACAGACAATTTAAAATGAAGCCGAGATGTAAATAGAATGTCTGGGGGGCTAAAAACAATGCTTTGACAACGAGTCTAGAGCCTATATAAATGTGCTACCACACTTGCCATGCAAAAAGCCTACAGCCCTACACTGTCAGACACTGGGTTTTTTAGCCAGCCAGACTGAGACAACCATAAATTCATATGGCATGTGGCATGTGAAGTGATTGAAATAGCGTACGCAATACAGTCATACAAATGATCAGTCATCGAATTTCATTGAGCGACTGGCATTCACGTCGATGGCAAACTTCTTATTGCTTGGTGCGACAAAGCCAAGCCCAGATCCTTTGTTACTGAAGTCCATCCTGCGGTTCTGAGCTTGCTGAAATTGTCCCAGAAGCTTCTGCTGCAAGTTCTGTTGCTCGTCCCTCCCCAGGGCCATGTTGGGCCTGCCCAGCCCCCCTGTGGTGGTTGGCTGGTTGCCCTTCTTGAAGCCGCCCATCAGTCGCAGGAACTTCTGCTGTTGGTCGGAGTTGTCGAAGTGGGCAGTGCCCCACTGTCCTAAGGCCTGGAAGTGAAATATACGAGAAATGGTAAGTAATAATCAGACACTAAGATATAAATAGAATCATCTTTGGTAACTGGGCAGTGTGAAACAAAACTCAGACAGCTCTAAGGTCACAAAGGTTATGTTGCATGAAAATGTGACTCTTATGTGGTTTTTTTAGGTTTTATATGGACCATTCTGACTCTGCAATTaagttttcaattcaattgaTAAGATGATACAGGAGTCATCTGATGGAGTAGCTGACCACAACCCTCTTTTCATTTATGAGGCCAGATCTGCACATTTTGGGATGGACATTGGAAATGGTTATACATGCTATGGTGCTGATTCTGTTAGactgttgtacagcctacataaTATGTGTCTCTCCCTACCAGATAAACCATAACTAACATCTTCCAACATCGTTGTGACCTCAGAGATACCAATTGATTCACACCAAAAATCTGTTTGATTTTACACTGCCCACTTACCAAATATGTATGTGACCTCAAACAAGGGTTTATGGATTAATTCTCTTGAGGTATCATTATTCAGTGGATTAAAAAGAGTTTTTACAgcaaattaataattcaataaAGTATGCATTTGAAAACATAAATGGGCACATTAAACTGAACATTTCTGCAGGTCCCGATGCATATATTAAAAAAAGCTGTGCTTTGGAAGCATTACTTGAAGCTAGGATTCAAGGAAATATTCTCAGAGGACTGAAGAATGAGACAGACTCACTGGTTTTGGCTGTGACTCCTTGTCAATGTCTTCTTGAAGGGCTAGCCTTCGATCCTGAAAAGGAAACACACGCCTCATAATCATTCAGTGAACCTTTAAAGATGGCAATGTGGTAGTATCCTATTTGGAACTTTCCTTTTGCATTCAGTGGAAACAATCAGTATTTTGATGTTGAGACTAACACCCTAAGGTGTGTTGAAAATGGCATGCCCAAGACCAGAGGTATAGAAAGTAAAACGTACAAGTAAAAGAAAAGTTAAAACCCTTATCACTCAAGgtaccagggtttcccccagcactttacttccaaggcggccaccttgacaagagaCACCTACCACCTTTACTAGGTCCCCtgagataaagataaagatttcatgttgtgaatgtaatttcttaaGTTGCTTAcccaaaaatatatacttttaacactccaccaccttgactaacaaaaattctgggggaaacactgaggtactcattaggtacattggaataactggtgtaataactaAGTAATATCACGCACTAGTATTGTACTTACATAATACTtacagaactctgctgccaggatcataacgggcactagaccctggcagcacatcacccccatactcaagcagcttcactggcttcCCATCAAGTCAcacattacctacaaagtcctcctcctaaccgtcaagtccctccatggtctggcaccccactacctcacagacctccttcacccctatgacccctcaagatccctgcggtccgtCCCTCGCACCAGGCTGAAGGCCactagtgacagagccttccatgtttctgctcctattctttggaacaatctgcccgaccacatccagaatgccccttcactggccatgtttaagcaacaccttaagacacacctcttcctggaggcttatggctgctagttccacaagcactttcacttacatgcattcacacacacgctcacacatattcacactttcctacacgatactCTTTGAAGcgactattattattgttattattagtagtagtagtagtagtagtagtagtagtattataatcaatttacttctacttctactttttatacACCTCTGCTCACTCAAGACAAAAGGGATGATGTATGTTGACGgaaacacacactacagacatacCTGGTCAATCAACAGCTCGTCCATGTTGCCAGGCTTTTCTGACAGAAAGACCACATCAGCCACCTGGTGACAGGGGGGTGCAGTTTCCTCAGTCAATGGAGAATGAGCATGCCATTTTCATGTTATACCAAATAACAATCATAACATTTTTATTGCCAAATCCCCAAACACCCACTCTTGTCTTGGGCTTTACGGTCATGCCACAGTTGACCatgtagagtgtagtggaaactgcgcacatccagcaaaaaagcatcagcaggtgccaaatcaaaaaactgtcacatgtaggagcgggaaaggatctgcacactgcttgcaaaagacttaatttagtATTATTATGCATTAAGTATTTTGCAAGcaagtgtgcagatcctttcccgctcctacatgccACATTTGACCATGTATAcctacattttttgttttggtaAACGGTTGAGTGcgcacgcagccagggattccaaaatgctaggcggctaggtgtttaacattggaagttccattggaccagtgtagtgcTTGCTAAGAACCTGTTTTGTAGTCGGCTGGATGTTGTAGCGGGTTCTGTGGTTTCTGTACCTATCAACTCCATTCTAGGATAACTATAACAATATAGCGTCTTTTAGAGAACATGGCAACGAATTCCGAGCGACATGATAGTATACTCTTCTAAACGTTGTCATCGACAGTACAATAGGCGtgtaagtggataaaaccgcaAGCCGACAAGAAAACAGGTCCATGTCATACACTGTACAGGGCACAGGGCACATAGCCgtctagcattttggaatccatGGCTGCGTATGCATTCATTTGATTACCAACAGccggaacccatgtataggccgaAATGTGTAGTTCAACTTCACCTAAAAcactggccatttctcaatgtcaagtgcatgagccttggaagtgtctcagcctaattagtcaagcccagtgattggatactccgcacagttcaccaaagagtatccaaatCACTGAGCGTGATTACGAAggtgatacacttggaagggtgcACACTAAGACTTTGAGAAATGGCCACTCATTTTTATAACTACAAATGGAATAGTCACTTTGTACGTGTCGTGTTGCTGGACACCACAATTTTCCTCAAGGACAACTAAAGTCTGCTCCACTTCTAGAGGAGTAGGGAGACAACTTTTACGTGGTGTTTCTACAGAATTCGAACAGGTGTAGAACTCCTAAGGTGTCTGTGTCAGCGTGTCAGCGAACAATGACACAAGAATCAACCAGATATTAAATTGAAATGGAATAAGCTCAGCTGTCAGAAACAAGCATCATGGGAGGAAAGTGTGTGGTGACCCCagacttttgaccggtagtgtatgtCTTGTTATACTTCTTCACTGTCATCAGGCTCATGTAATGGCCAATGTGGGTGTAAGTGGCTTGAtaaatgggttctaaatttttgttttcccctgactgcgcgaaactaactactcacaactcaacctctgattgttggaaaccgctgtcggtcaaaaaattagctagcgtggttggctgccagtatcttgaccctcctcacaatattgtgtttaaaaacatggtgaacccatgtatactaacCTCTTGGTTCTTCTCAGATGAGGACTCTGTGCTTGTAACAGCCTCCTCCTTGATCACTTTAACAGCTGGTGGTTCACTCTCCTCCGACTGTTTGTTCTTCTTACTCTTCTTTTTTGGCGTTGGAGGGTCAACTTCTGTACTCGTCTCGGTTAacgctttctttttctttcttttctttccgttTACAACAGCAGTGTCTACagtctgttcctcctcctcctcctcctctttctcctccttgatTTCTTGAGCTgattcctgttgttgttgttttttgtttttctttcctttcttgccATTTGCAGTGTCTATAGTatgttcttcctcctctttctcctccttgatCTCTTGAGCAGGTtcctgttgttttttctttttcttctttccatTGACAGTGTCTATGTTctgttctttctcctcctcctcctctttctgtacGACTTGAACAGGTTTCTGCTGGTCCTCTCCTCCTTTaggttttttcttcttccttttcttctctttgctGTTCTCCGCCACCTCTTGGTTTTCGCTATTCAGTGCAATGTCTTCTGTCTTGATAGGTTTTTGCTCGGTCTCGTCCTTGTTTTCCTCTTTCACCATGACAACAGTTGTTTGTGTGGCGGCGTTCTCCACATCGCCACCACAGTCTtgccctttcttcttcttctttttcgctTGTTCGTTTTCTGAAGGGGTGGGTGAtgcatcttcttcttccttcacACTTTCCTCTGttaactttttgtttttcttcttttcttttttctgttttgttttttcgttttctGTAGGGGTGGGTGAtgcatcttcttcttccttcacACTTTCCTCTGttaactttttgtttttcttcttttcttttttctgttttgttttttcgttttctGTAGGAGTGGGTGatgcatcttcttcttcttccttcaccCTTTCTTCTGttaactttttctttttcttcttcttggccGGTGTGTCTTGACTGGGGTCTCCTGATTCCACACAGGGCTCTTCAGAGCCAGCTGagctttcttttgtctttttctttttggtcTTTATGGCAGTGATGTCTTTCTCAATGGCTGCTTTATTATCGTCTCCTTCTGTGGAGGTCGCAACACCATTTTCCAACGACTCGGCATTCTCATcagcctttcttttcttctttttcttcttcttgactttctcttcttcctcttcaatAAGACTCACCACTTCAACCTCAGATGTAGAATTGTCATGTCCATTTGTAGTTGTTAACGACTTCTTCGGCTTTTTCTTTTTCGTCTTCTCCACTACAGTGGAACCAGTATCCTCTGTATCCAACAGATCAACGATTTCTAGTTTTACATTTATATTTCCTTTGGGTTCAACAGGGTCGATCTCTATGGTAGTTATATTGCTCATGCAGCCtctatcttttttcttctttttgctttCTTTCGGTGTTGTTGTTGTATCCACGTCCACAGTGACACTATCTCCATTTCCCTCTGCAAccacttctttcttctttttctttctcttgagACCATCTCCTCCGTCTCTGTTTAAAACGTCACCCATGTCGGCCTCCGTAGACACCACTTGAAGTAGCATGTAAAACACCAAGAGGACATGCATGACAACTTGTACACGGGCTCAAAACATTCACATGCATTGTCTTATTTTGTCGAAGGCACTCAAGGCAGCCTGTGACTGACAGGTGTATTTCTACACTTCTTTTATGTGACATACATTTGCACTCTTTCTTAGCCCACTTATTTATTGTTTACCAAGTGGGTGACTGTGGGAGGTCGTGCATTGATGGTGTTAGCTGTAAAACAGGGATTAAGATAAAACATCACGGCATGGTTTAATTTCACTGGATATAATTATGTGCAAGACTGTTACACCTCACCTTAGCCCAATCTGTTGTACATTGTAATTGTTAACGCGCAACAGTAAACACATATAATGTTAGCACAACAGTCTTTACCCAAACAAAACTAACCAGATGAATTAAATACTTACATTGTCGTCACGATCCCAGCGATAGCGTGAAAGAATTTTCTCACGGACGACACTTGATTTCTCACTGTTGCATTCTCAAATAATAATATTATACACGTGTTATGTTTAATATTTCTTAAGATGACAGGAACAGCATGTTCGTTTACTCTCTCGCACACGTGAAACCTTGGAATGGCTTGCGCATGCACAACAACACTCTAACCCGGAAGTAGAATGTGCGTCCCTCCACaaatccctccctccccctcaaaGACACatgttgctgtgttccattacccgtacttaccgccctttccgcactgtgtttgggtacgcagggtgttccatttctaatcgcgacggtaaagtgtactgtaaattacccggataacgcccccaaaacggccatttttcgaagtgtggtgttactgtacacttttcgcactcaacggccgccatgtttgtgacgtagttgagtgccagatctgtcaaacggttgaatctccgtgataacagcatagttttgatcccaaagacaatcgccatgtgtattagaggcaggggtaactttaaaaagtgttagcataaggaacagtgccttccgtgttgaattgcatattggcggttggtaaactcggatgtcacgcgaccaaccgtcatttccgttaagtgtatcagacagaacgggaatcggaatgtactcgcctcgtgaattgcggagggtggaaagggtacttcactgcactcaaacaaggtacacagtacagagggtgaataatggaacacagcaacagacctgtattaacctagactggcaatgcccctcgaaatgttcggatttctcagagcctcagaatcgtagtctgccatcttggtggagactcccgtaattacgtaatgacgtcatgcaccgatggggttttaaaaatatatttttttttgcaacactggttcactagttaagttgggtcaggccatgtgtaacgtctttagaacaatagcactagtataaattaatgttctagaaaagtctcgctctcaagtggctccttattttcacagctgcaatgtgctgtgccgtgttgtagtgaagggcatggcgattctttcgcgctagttcgttctcttcgttcagttctgctgaggaattcgttcgttcacagttcgttcagtcgttcattttgattacgtcacgccacaatgcaggagagcaaggggtgaatgacgagcgaactagttcagtgaacgagaggaggaggggggcattcatactttgcctgtgtgcttctcatgtccaaacatatcaacttaactcattttgcctagttatattatttatttaacaacagcacacatttaaaaaagcccaattacaagctgttttaaccaaaaagtatgccttAGTCTCTGCcacattaaaggccaacttccgataaaactcagttttactcactcctttcgaagatcggacggtcaccccaagttaaactcacttgcaaggctctcatagcggtgcgtcaactctcctggctgtgtttcccggtgtttcccaatttacatcaataatgcagagaaacgagcgaatcacgaaagcctttctgtgtttcgtcacgtcgaaagaaggcgttgcccacaaaggtttatatcgacccatttatctaaaaacatgtcgagtaatttttttctgcttgttttcaaaacaaacaacgtctggtggtccgaaacatagcttagcttagctatcagctggttgctactctcaggtacacacacagcacaaagcctcatacataaagcctgctcactccggttgctccgtgcctacagctcgcctaggggtcgctgtcgaaagagcacagccctgaatggagcctgcacgcctccgttggcgcccctatagtgcagtaccatccggagaagtggcgactctgtttcccattacattctctcccaaggctggaggactgagccaatcagagacgcgtttctttgagagcaggaggagtgagccaatcagagacgcatttccacgagaaacacggaacactctctcgtttctccacaagccaccttgccagcttgcaaaaacgtcttgaaacaaagcaaccagaacgttttttaaaacaggaccaacgcgtaacacattcaataacaattgggaacacggcaatattaattaaattacgttgagaggcgatctttaagttgtttattcgtggtcatggagactgttgctatgcgcccaggctggtctctcgttcgcgggctcagtacagttcgttctcgctgtgctgtgtagatctaaggtgctcctcgtgtctaaacatatcacctgaaacctattttgcagattaatgttatgtattgaacagtatcacccattaaaaaaagaataaaatatcatttacaagtggcatttccaactagaagtatgccttctctgccacgttaagttgtgtattcgtggtcatggaaaccattggctgcagttcactggctcctcgttcaggaaggagagctcagctcgttcagagctgtgaactgtggactatgtgaactgctgagctcttctaaattatgaactaaatacccggtatgtgtaaaaactctggtaatattaagatatcacattaagagataaagtggtgcccctttgcgcagattaaaatgctcattggacgaccacttctgctactgtctgacagaccggtgattcaccaacgaacgaagtgaacgagaggcggggaactagttcgcttcgttcacttcaaagactcgttcaaaacgaacggttcgttcgtgaacgacacattactaccgtgttgttgctaggttaccttcagcgtcctgggggggggggtgggggggtggggggggggggggggtattaataatagcacagttaccggtagcttcactgaaacgtacggcttatttaagaaatatacatatctatatacacagttgtcattacatctgagttaagtacataaaataagctttacacacgtaagcatggccacaaacctgcataagcggcaacgaaaacagtcggcttcagggttgccagatgaggctgattattttcgtccatttttacccacagaccgccttcctcaacggccccgattgggcgggaaaccgcccgatctggcaagaccgctcagcttcaggctctctaataaaacgtttggtggtagtgagggtgatttcattagtggagtgagaatttagacgttacgacttgtcaaaatcttacaaaaaatgattgaaacccactttgataacgttgtaatcaccgtttgaaatcgtatgcattcctatgggtcacagctgcgatagtctccactaggcggggctacgtctgtgggaggcgcccacagggcgcgaaaaaggcaaagatggctgcgcccagtcaatccgaaaagctgccactggctagaaccgcccattgccagtctaggttaatacaggtctgtgctcAAAGATCTCTGAAGGCACTTGTTACAAAGTTTTGTTTTCACAGGCTACATGTGTCTTTTAATGTCTACATTTGAAACCAAGTCTAAATGTGAGTatgaattaataaaataaatgtaacTTTCTTTAGCAGACAGCCACAATTAGGCCACTAGGCTAGTGTATTAATAGGCTAATGGTAAATAAATTTCGGGCACATGACGTCACACGTTGCGCGGCAGCCATATTGGAAGCGGGCCAGCCCATTGTTTACACTTCGACTTCGACTTCGCACCTGTGAGGACTTGCTTTCTTCTGCTAGTAGTTTGTGTTGTTTTTACCGTTTCATTTTACCTCTGCTGTCGTTATGGTCGCCCGTTGCTGTGTCGTAGGGTGTAGAAGCGCAAGCTGTGACGggacggggaaaaaaatcccaaatggATTGTCTTTTTACCGTTTTCCAACTTGGAGGCGTCTCAATGGAGAACAAATGTCCTCCATAACAAAGAGTCGCCGGCTAGCATGGGTCGCTGCTGTAAGACGGCCAAATATAACTTTCAACTCAATCCCAGTGTCCATGAGAGTGTGTTCCCGGCATTTTCATTCTGGTAAGTTACATAACATACTGTTTTTATTCATGTATCATTTCAAGTTAACCGTTGTTGGCTGatctgtagcatgtagcatgagcTGGCGTAGGGTTGTGTTCcagagattccctgattgacgctcccaacccaggacgctcccatttcatctcgctcccactagccagactatcggtaccaccgccatatgacggagccagttatcttgttgatgttagttttttgtttctaaccctaaccctaaacctaaccctaaccctaaacctaaccctaaattgcttgtatgtggcagtatatgataatacgtgaaatataatcgggtgggaccgcacgtccgggagtgatggaaacacctgggaccgcacgtccgggagcgatctcagttgggagtctccatccccttaccgTTCCGATTCGGAGGGTTAGCCAGGTCCACTGAAACACAAAACAGTTGTCCTACTCCGTTTATTTTGTCATTAATACGTTATAATAGGGTTAATAGTTTTGGTTGTTTCACCAGGAAAGCCAGTAGATGCAATGTACACCTCCCATCCGGATTGGGCACCATCACTGCACCTGGGACACACTGAAACAAAGGCCACAGAAACGGCACGCTTTGAGAGACAGCAAGCAAGGAAACGCCGAAGGACTGAGACCACATCAGCAGTGGATGACACAGTGATGCCTGAGACAACCCTTGGCACACCAGGTAAGGCCTACAAAACATGCATAAAGAAAAAATAACCTTGTAAGGGCTCTGAAGTCTTCTCTCCAGCAGGAGTGTCGTTAAGGATTAATACTATGTTACTCCCATGCAATGTAAATGGTTGTGAAATAACATGAATAATTTGACTTTGGAGTAGAGGGTCATATGGCTTATATTTATTACAGTCTATTTGCTCTTGTTGTATTTGCATGACACACTGAGCTAAACAAAAACTGTCTGTGATCCACAGCTGAAGATTCACAACATGAAGCTGAACCGGGACCGGAGACAGAATGTGACCTCTGCCAGAAACGGCGCGATGAAATCAACCGTCTGCTGGAGGAGATCAGGGCCCTGAAACTAGAGCTTGGTCAGAAAAAAATGGATGAAGATTCCCTGAAGAGCGATAATGTGAGGCTGAGGTATTACACTGGACTACCAAGTGCAAAGATTTTCATGTCTCTCTTAGCCACTCTTCTGCCACTCATGACACGAAGCAGTAGAGTACTGTCACCCTTTCAAATGCTCATCCTCACACTCATGCGCCTCAGACTGAACTTGCCGATGCAACATCTAGCCTACGTCTTCAGTGTTGA contains:
- the knop1 gene encoding lysine-rich nucleolar protein 1 isoform X1, with the translated sequence MGDVLNRDGGDGLKRKKKKKEVVAEGNGDSVTVDVDTTTTPKESKKKKKDRGCMSNITTIEIDPVEPKGNINVKLEIVDLLDTEDTGSTVVEKTKKKKPKKSLTTTNGHDNSTSEVEVVSLIEEEEEKVKKKKKKKRKADENAESLENGVATSTEGDDNKAAIEKDITAIKTKKKKTKESSAGSEEPCVESGDPSQDTPAKKKKKKKLTEERVKEEEEDASPTPTENEKTKQKKEKKKNKKLTEESVKEEEDASPTPTENEKTKQKKEKKKNKKLTEESVKEEEDASPTPSENEQAKKKKKKGQDCGGDVENAATQTTVVMVKEENKDETEQKPIKTEDIALNSENQEVAENSKEKKRKKKKPKGGEDQQKPVQVVQKEEEEEKEQNIDTVNGKKKKKKQQEPAQEIKEEKEEEEHTIDTANGKKGKKNKKQQQQESAQEIKEEKEEEEEEEQTVDTAVVNGKKRKKKKALTETSTEVDPPTPKKKSKKNKQSEESEPPAVKVIKEEAVTSTESSSEKNQEVADVVFLSEKPGNMDELLIDQDRRLALQEDIDKESQPKPALGQWGTAHFDNSDQQQKFLRLMGGFKKGNQPTTTGGLGRPNMALGRDEQQNLQQKLLGQFQQAQNRRMDFSNKGSGLGFVAPSNKKFAIDVNASRSMKFDD
- the knop1 gene encoding ABC transporter F family member 4 isoform X2; translated protein: MGDVLNRDGGDGLKRKKKKKEVVAEGNGDSVTVDVDTTTTPKESKKKKKDRGCMSNITTIEIDPVEPKGNINVKLEIVDLLDTEDTGSTVVEKTKKKKPKKSLTTTNGHDNSTSEVEVVSLIEEEEEKVKKKKKKKRKADENAESLENGVATSTEGDDNKAAIEKDITAIKTKKKKTKESSAGSEEPCVESGDPSQDTPAKKKKKKKLTEERVKEEEEDASPTPTENEKTKQKKEKKKNKKLTEESVKEEEDASPTPTENEKTKQKKEKKKNKKLTEESVKEEEDASPTPSENEQAKKKKKKGQDCGGDVENAATQTTVVMVKEENKDETEQKPIKTEDIALNSENQEVAENSKEKKRKKKKPKGGEDQQKPVQVVQKEEEEEKEQNIDTVNGKKKKKKQQEPAQEIKEEKEEEEHTIDTANGKKGKKNKKQQQQESAQEIKEEKEEEEEEEQTVDTAVVNGKKRKKKKALTETSTEVDPPTPKKKSKKNKQSEESEPPAVKVIKEEAVTSTESSSEKNQEDRRLALQEDIDKESQPKPALGQWGTAHFDNSDQQQKFLRLMGGFKKGNQPTTTGGLGRPNMALGRDEQQNLQQKLLGQFQQAQNRRMDFSNKGSGLGFVAPSNKKFAIDVNASRSMKFDD
- the LOC134452177 gene encoding uncharacterized protein LOC134452177 isoform X2, with the protein product MCLLMSTFETKSKWCRSASCDGTGKKIPNGLSFYRFPTWRRLNGEQMSSITKSRRLAWVAAVRRPNITFNSIPVSMRVCSRHFHSGKPVDAMYTSHPDWAPSLHLGHTETKATETARFERQQARKRRRTETTSAVDDTVMPETTLGTPAEDSQHEAEPGPETECDLCQKRRDEINRLLEEIRALKLELGQKKMDEDSLKSDNVRLRYYTGLPSAKIFMSLLATLLPLMTRSSRVLSPFQMLILTLMRLRLNLPMQHLAYVFSVDRTTISRTFNSMVELLYCTITPLIAWPSREALYTTMPHQFVEAFGNRVAVIVDCFEIFIERPSNLTAQAQAYSNCKHNTTMKYLIGITPYGTISFISKGWGGRISDKHVTENCGILDRLLPRDVVLADRGFDISESVGLMCAEVKIPAFTRGHCQLEARDVESTRKLAHLRIHVERVIGVVRNKYTLLSAKLPISIVLPCDGEDVTFLDKIVSVCCSLTNMSKSVVQR
- the LOC134452177 gene encoding uncharacterized protein LOC134452177 isoform X1 produces the protein MCLLMSTFETKSKWCRSASCDGTGKKIPNGLSFYRFPTWRRLNGEQMSSITKSRRLAWVAAVRRPNITFNSIPVSMRVCSRHFHSVLVVSPGKPVDAMYTSHPDWAPSLHLGHTETKATETARFERQQARKRRRTETTSAVDDTVMPETTLGTPAEDSQHEAEPGPETECDLCQKRRDEINRLLEEIRALKLELGQKKMDEDSLKSDNVRLRYYTGLPSAKIFMSLLATLLPLMTRSSRVLSPFQMLILTLMRLRLNLPMQHLAYVFSVDRTTISRTFNSMVELLYCTITPLIAWPSREALYTTMPHQFVEAFGNRVAVIVDCFEIFIERPSNLTAQAQAYSNCKHNTTMKYLIGITPYGTISFISKGWGGRISDKHVTENCGILDRLLPRDVVLADRGFDISESVGLMCAEVKIPAFTRGHCQLEARDVESTRKLAHLRIHVERVIGVVRNKYTLLSAKLPISIVLPCDGEDVTFLDKIVSVCCSLTNMSKSVVQR